The following coding sequences are from one Parabacteroides pacaensis window:
- a CDS encoding glycoside hydrolase family 43 protein: MIFLSACQGGKKSPAVTEQTYKNPLSVALGDPYVLLASDNRYYMYGTGGAEDGFCVYSSDNMVDWKNEGQVYRGNTPDSWAVANFWAPEVYEKDGKFYMFFSADWKENPTNEKENFRIGVAVADKPTGPFKELSDKPLFDAGYPAIDGNILKDEDGKYYLYYSRCCYKHPVESEVAEWAKKEGLFDEIEESWIYGVQLKLDFTGIIGEPVLILRPPVSMEDSQAEWESRSVTSGEVNRRWTEGSFILKKGDTYYMMYSANFFGGKNYAVGYATSKNPLGPFTKASNNPVLEKNDNKGGIVTGTGHNSVTWSKDKSQMYCVYHGRTTATGDERVVFIDKMEIDKNGILKVYGPTTDNQVIE; encoded by the coding sequence ATGATTTTTCTTTCAGCTTGTCAGGGAGGAAAGAAATCACCTGCTGTAACAGAGCAAACTTATAAAAATCCTCTTTCAGTTGCTTTAGGAGATCCCTATGTTTTGCTGGCTTCCGATAACCGGTATTATATGTATGGTACGGGAGGGGCGGAAGATGGATTTTGTGTGTATTCTTCCGATAATATGGTGGATTGGAAAAACGAAGGACAAGTTTACCGGGGAAATACTCCCGATTCATGGGCTGTGGCTAATTTCTGGGCTCCGGAAGTGTATGAGAAAGATGGGAAATTTTATATGTTTTTCAGTGCCGATTGGAAAGAAAACCCGACCAATGAAAAAGAGAATTTCCGCATTGGCGTAGCAGTAGCTGATAAACCGACCGGACCTTTTAAAGAATTATCGGATAAGCCGTTATTTGATGCCGGTTATCCTGCGATTGACGGAAACATTCTGAAAGATGAGGATGGAAAGTATTATCTTTACTATTCCCGTTGCTGTTATAAACATCCCGTAGAAAGCGAAGTGGCGGAATGGGCTAAAAAAGAGGGATTGTTCGACGAAATAGAAGAAAGTTGGATTTACGGTGTTCAGTTGAAACTCGATTTTACAGGCATTATCGGAGAACCGGTATTGATACTCCGTCCCCCTGTATCTATGGAGGACTCGCAAGCGGAATGGGAAAGCCGTTCGGTAACATCCGGAGAGGTTAACCGGCGTTGGACGGAAGGGTCTTTTATTTTAAAGAAAGGGGATACTTATTATATGATGTATTCTGCTAATTTCTTCGGAGGAAAGAACTATGCAGTAGGATATGCGACTTCCAAGAATCCGTTAGGTCCTTTTACAAAAGCTTCTAATAACCCGGTCTTGGAAAAGAATGATAACAAAGGAGGCATTGTAACGGGAACAGGCCATAATAGCGTTACCTGGTCGAAAGATAAATCCCAAATGTATTGTGTATATCATGGGAGGACTACAGCAACAGGAGATGAACGAGTTGTTTTTATCGATAAAATGGAAATCGATAAAAATGGAATACTAAAAGTATACGGACCTACAACTGACAACCAAGTTATAGAATAG
- a CDS encoding TIGR04149 family rSAM-modified RiPP has protein sequence MDKEELGQRQMNELRGGANCTCGCHYEYSGGSSNATNNNANYKNSYTSYGGGHGFCAPCWLDLAKENAFWGVSLNCIFPGKERE, from the coding sequence CTGGATAAAGAAGAGTTGGGACAGCGACAAATGAATGAGTTACGCGGTGGCGCGAATTGTACTTGTGGTTGTCATTATGAGTATAGCGGCGGTTCTTCCAATGCTACGAATAATAACGCTAATTACAAGAATAGCTACACTTCTTATGGAGGTGGGCACGGATTTTGTGCTCCTTGTTGGCTTGATCTTGCGAAAGAAAATGCTTTTTGGGGAGTCTCCCTTAATTGTATTTTTCCCGGAAAAGAAAGGGAATAA
- a CDS encoding M23 family metallopeptidase, with protein sequence MTNTIVKVFFLIAIISGAWGCAPRTASPSLSYTTENYTLPEIPLPQSNSEFTFIIPQTGLEEIKIPTIEISDKFSYKEINHVRACDNKLFAKNSQITLDLEDFENCNFVFPLPGGKVISPYGGRRKYHSGVDIKTRANDTIVAAFDGIVRMSKPYSAYGNVIVIRHYNGLETVYSHNSKNLVKPGDRVKAGTPIGLTGRTGRATTEHVHFETRIDGEHFDPSLIIDFTNRQLKRNQLVFTQTKNGKVAVTPAMLAKPIS encoded by the coding sequence ATGACCAACACAATCGTCAAAGTATTCTTCTTAATAGCTATCATTTCGGGGGCATGGGGATGCGCACCCCGCACAGCTTCTCCCTCTTTATCTTATACAACTGAAAATTATACTCTTCCTGAGATTCCTTTGCCTCAATCAAATAGTGAATTTACATTTATTATTCCTCAAACGGGATTGGAAGAGATAAAAATTCCTACGATTGAAATATCCGATAAATTTTCTTACAAAGAAATAAATCATGTCCGTGCTTGTGATAATAAATTATTTGCTAAAAATTCACAAATCACCCTGGATTTAGAGGATTTTGAAAATTGTAATTTTGTTTTTCCACTTCCCGGCGGCAAAGTAATTTCTCCTTATGGCGGTCGAAGGAAATACCACTCAGGGGTAGATATAAAAACCCGTGCAAATGATACGATTGTAGCAGCCTTCGATGGAATTGTGCGGATGTCGAAACCTTATTCGGCGTATGGAAATGTGATTGTAATTCGTCACTATAACGGATTAGAAACAGTTTATAGCCACAATTCCAAAAACCTGGTAAAACCGGGAGACCGGGTAAAAGCAGGTACGCCTATTGGTCTTACAGGCCGTACGGGCCGGGCTACTACCGAACATGTTCACTTTGAGACGCGTATTGATGGTGAACATTTCGATCCCAGCTTGATAATTGATTTTACGAATAGACAACTCAAAAGAAATCAACTTGTATTCACACAGACTAAAAACGGTAAAGTGGCCGTAACGCCTGCTATGTTGGCAAAACCGATCAGTTAA
- a CDS encoding alpha-L-fucosidase: MKKFETFFCFLFALCLGSCKQITPPEAILPIPESKQVAWQQMETYAFVHFSMNTFNDMEWGYGDADINLFNPTDLDCEQWVQTFAKAGMKGVIFTAKHHDGFCMWPSAYTDYCVKNAPWKDGKGDVVRELSDACKKHGLKFAVYLSPWDRHQANYGAPEYVKYFHNQLTELMSNYGPVFEVWFDGANGGNGWYGGANESRTIDRKNYYNYPRIYELLDSLQPQAIVFSDGGPGCRWVGNEHGFAGETNWSFLRKGEVYPGYPNSKELQFGHEDGNQWTAAECDVSIRPGWFYHQREDSKVKTVEQLTDLYYRSVGHNATLLLNFPVDRRGKVHPIDSARAVAWHQRIQEELKTDLLKGIIPEASNTRGKKFAPANVTDNDYETYWATEDGTNSGSLTFTFKEPTEINRVLIQEYIPLGQRVKSFTIEAEDNKEWKPVDVKEETTTVGYKRIVRFKNVSTVKLRIVFKDARGPLCINNVQAFCAPPVKKEAINASNQAKQFAYKIVNVPEKEALKAYDGDASTCCFIEGDSFTLDLGAEQTISSFTYLPDQNDSAKGMVTDYELFVGSDPNVVSKKVAAGEFSNIKNNPIEQTIHFIPVKARYIRFVAKRLVEDQGVIGMANFAVL; the protein is encoded by the coding sequence ATGAAGAAATTTGAAACATTCTTTTGTTTTCTTTTCGCCTTATGCTTAGGGAGTTGTAAACAAATTACTCCTCCGGAAGCCATATTACCTATCCCGGAATCGAAACAGGTTGCCTGGCAACAAATGGAGACTTACGCCTTTGTACATTTCAGTATGAACACTTTTAACGATATGGAATGGGGATACGGAGATGCGGATATAAATTTGTTCAATCCTACGGACTTAGATTGTGAGCAATGGGTGCAGACTTTTGCGAAAGCTGGGATGAAAGGGGTTATATTTACCGCCAAACATCATGATGGTTTTTGTATGTGGCCGTCCGCCTATACGGATTATTGTGTAAAAAATGCTCCCTGGAAAGACGGAAAGGGGGATGTAGTCCGTGAATTGTCGGACGCATGTAAAAAGCACGGGTTGAAATTTGCTGTTTATTTATCCCCTTGGGACAGGCATCAAGCCAATTACGGAGCACCTGAATATGTAAAGTATTTTCACAACCAGTTAACGGAGTTAATGAGTAATTACGGCCCGGTATTTGAGGTTTGGTTTGACGGAGCAAATGGTGGAAACGGGTGGTATGGCGGAGCAAACGAATCACGTACCATAGACCGGAAAAATTATTACAATTATCCCCGGATTTATGAATTGCTGGATAGCTTGCAACCCCAGGCTATTGTATTTTCCGATGGCGGTCCCGGTTGTCGTTGGGTAGGAAACGAGCATGGATTCGCCGGTGAAACTAACTGGTCTTTTTTACGAAAAGGGGAAGTGTATCCCGGTTATCCGAATAGTAAAGAATTACAATTCGGACATGAGGACGGGAATCAGTGGACTGCTGCCGAGTGTGATGTTTCTATCCGTCCGGGATGGTTTTATCATCAACGGGAAGACAGTAAAGTAAAAACAGTAGAGCAACTAACAGATTTATATTATAGAAGTGTAGGACATAACGCTACTTTATTACTTAATTTCCCGGTAGACCGGCGGGGAAAAGTACATCCTATTGACTCGGCCCGTGCCGTAGCCTGGCATCAACGAATTCAGGAAGAACTAAAGACAGACTTGTTAAAAGGGATCATTCCGGAGGCTTCTAATACAAGGGGAAAAAAGTTTGCTCCGGCGAATGTTACGGATAATGATTATGAGACGTATTGGGCAACGGAAGACGGAACAAATTCAGGTTCGCTTACTTTTACATTTAAAGAACCTACAGAGATAAACAGAGTGTTAATCCAAGAGTATATTCCTCTTGGCCAACGGGTAAAATCATTTACTATCGAGGCGGAAGATAATAAGGAATGGAAACCTGTCGACGTAAAGGAAGAGACTACAACTGTAGGATATAAAAGAATTGTACGGTTTAAAAATGTGTCGACTGTTAAATTGAGAATAGTATTTAAGGATGCCCGCGGTCCTTTATGTATAAACAACGTACAGGCATTTTGTGCACCTCCTGTAAAGAAAGAGGCAATTAATGCATCCAACCAAGCAAAGCAGTTTGCCTATAAAATAGTGAATGTGCCGGAAAAAGAAGCTTTAAAGGCTTACGATGGAGATGCTTCTACCTGTTGCTTTATTGAGGGGGACTCATTTACTCTGGACTTAGGTGCAGAACAAACGATTTCTTCCTTTACCTATCTACCGGATCAAAACGATTCTGCCAAAGGAATGGTTACGGATTATGAGCTTTTTGTTGGTTCAGATCCGAATGTTGTTTCTAAAAAAGTAGCTGCCGGAGAGTTTTCAAATATAAAAAATAACCCTATAGAACAAACCATACATTTTATTCCGGTAAAAGCCCGGTATATTCGATTTGTGGCAAAAAGATTAGTAGAGGACCAAGGCGTAATCGGAATGGCTAACTTTGCTGTATTATAG
- a CDS encoding TIGR04150 pseudo-rSAM protein, with product MNILKDKYWLYLEPDVFIFLAEDKVVLYNSLSKKIVNLQLVPENKRLINKLLDPENLYVIPLTKTELNNKFINQFVNIVRDSYLGDLIPQSEGVDKPALIPPNLKIHRNKTNLKKDGELTLGEDILSMLKEVTFYLNGKCMQTCKECGEFNRQFDFCHKSIYELDITKVKVWLDKLRHFCNKINLNGGNIFEYAHFSELMEFILLYQIKVDIYCHYLNFEPSVFQFLDNKDIMLCLYITYPVNIGWFNENFKRLSEVSERIKYVFIIKSEEDIVSTQEIIEKNNIVNYEVKPFYNKENRAFFEENVYLNKENICEELPDKRDVFIRQTFNIYDFGRLRVTSGGEVFSNANYPFIGTIQDKISDVVIKEFEDGNAWFRIRDMKPCCNCVYQWLCPSPSNYELVIGKPNLCYIKE from the coding sequence ATGAACATACTTAAAGATAAATATTGGCTGTACTTAGAACCGGATGTTTTTATATTTCTGGCAGAAGATAAGGTTGTATTATATAATTCGTTATCTAAAAAAATAGTAAATCTGCAACTTGTTCCCGAAAATAAGAGATTAATAAATAAATTATTAGATCCGGAAAATTTGTATGTAATCCCTCTTACAAAAACAGAATTGAATAATAAGTTTATTAATCAGTTTGTAAATATTGTAAGGGATTCTTATTTGGGTGATTTAATTCCTCAGAGTGAAGGTGTTGATAAACCAGCCTTGATACCTCCTAATTTAAAAATACATAGGAATAAAACAAATCTGAAAAAAGATGGCGAATTAACTTTGGGGGAAGATATATTATCCATGCTTAAGGAGGTTACATTTTATTTAAATGGAAAATGTATGCAAACGTGTAAAGAATGCGGAGAATTTAATCGACAATTTGATTTTTGCCATAAAAGCATATATGAATTAGATATAACTAAGGTGAAAGTCTGGTTGGATAAACTAAGGCATTTCTGTAATAAGATTAATTTGAATGGAGGGAACATTTTTGAATATGCTCATTTCTCAGAATTAATGGAGTTTATCCTTCTTTATCAAATTAAAGTGGATATCTATTGCCATTATTTGAATTTTGAACCTTCTGTTTTTCAGTTTCTCGATAATAAAGATATAATGTTATGTTTATATATTACTTATCCTGTTAATATAGGGTGGTTTAATGAAAATTTCAAGAGATTGAGTGAAGTTTCTGAAAGAATTAAATATGTATTTATTATAAAGAGTGAAGAAGATATTGTGTCTACACAGGAAATAATAGAAAAGAATAATATAGTAAATTATGAGGTAAAACCTTTTTATAATAAGGAGAATCGAGCTTTCTTTGAAGAGAATGTATATTTGAATAAAGAAAATATTTGTGAGGAGCTACCTGATAAACGAGATGTATTTATTCGTCAAACTTTTAATATCTATGATTTCGGAAGACTTCGAGTAACCAGTGGAGGCGAGGTTTTTTCGAATGCCAATTATCCATTTATAGGGACTATTCAAGATAAGATTTCTGATGTGGTAATTAAAGAATTTGAGGACGGAAACGCATGGTTCCGCATACGGGATATGAAACCTTGTTGTAATTGCGTTTATCAATGGTTATGTCCCTCTCCTTCTAATTATGAATTGGTCATAGGCAAACCTAATCTATGTTATATAAAAGAATGA
- a CDS encoding 6-bladed beta-propeller, whose amino-acid sequence MKKISAMLVILFEMAFLIVGCIQNRTVELKKDVKEGRESKHLSHIDSAYPEIKDTIRLSQIADSLFYVPLQSTDPYKMDGVKKLQLADSFIFIQTPGSDLFMFTMKGKFIRKINDGLTTCFGFDVLEKEQLIFVMSNKKIAIYDYEGRIKKQIRIKQDWEGIGYCIAGIDSSSVAISLWNNGIRTARLMILNTDGKIVKEFPNPETFQSPHLSVRNASAFQRSLFHYQDGIRYHPYYCDTLFALTDTLLKPVFIEKKIFKVPLEHRLEYVGDEETFTSYCVKQQAYATRFFESDRYIFIDYRLGYLEPILPNYLLYDKSTDSLFNYKQELVFKNKSLHFGLYNDYDGGLPFSPAFMSGEYFIQSFSAYYFKEAYTKGRNLDNGHGTEHYEIKSNYPARKERKKPLDDLVKRLNPEDNPVLMIVKLKSLSK is encoded by the coding sequence ATGAAAAAAATAAGTGCTATGCTTGTAATTCTTTTCGAAATGGCATTTTTGATAGTAGGATGTATTCAGAATCGTACTGTTGAATTAAAAAAGGATGTAAAAGAAGGTAGAGAAAGTAAACATTTAAGTCATATCGATTCCGCTTATCCCGAAATAAAAGATACCATTCGCTTAAGCCAAATTGCTGATAGCTTGTTTTATGTTCCTTTACAAAGCACTGACCCGTATAAAATGGATGGAGTAAAAAAACTGCAATTGGCAGATTCTTTTATTTTTATTCAAACGCCAGGATCGGATTTATTTATGTTTACAATGAAGGGCAAATTTATCAGGAAAATTAATGACGGATTAACTACTTGTTTCGGATTTGACGTACTGGAAAAAGAGCAATTGATTTTTGTTATGTCAAATAAAAAAATTGCGATTTATGATTATGAGGGGAGAATAAAAAAACAAATCAGGATTAAACAAGATTGGGAGGGAATAGGATATTGCATTGCCGGCATAGATAGTTCGAGTGTAGCGATTTCATTATGGAATAATGGGATTCGAACGGCACGGTTGATGATTTTGAATACGGATGGAAAAATTGTTAAAGAATTTCCTAATCCGGAAACTTTTCAGTCTCCGCATCTTTCCGTTAGGAATGCTTCTGCTTTTCAACGTTCATTATTTCATTATCAGGATGGAATAAGATATCATCCTTACTATTGTGATACATTGTTTGCTTTAACAGACACTTTATTAAAACCTGTTTTTATTGAAAAAAAAATTTTTAAAGTCCCTTTGGAACATCGATTGGAATATGTAGGAGACGAAGAAACTTTTACTAGCTATTGTGTAAAGCAACAAGCGTATGCCACCCGCTTTTTTGAGAGTGACCGGTATATATTTATTGATTACCGCTTAGGGTATCTTGAGCCTATTTTACCGAATTATTTATTATATGATAAATCTACGGATAGTTTGTTTAACTATAAGCAAGAATTAGTTTTTAAGAATAAAAGCTTGCATTTCGGACTGTATAATGATTATGATGGAGGTTTGCCATTTTCTCCGGCATTTATGTCGGGAGAATATTTTATACAATCTTTTTCTGCATATTATTTTAAAGAAGCTTATACGAAAGGAAGGAATTTGGATAACGGGCATGGAACAGAACATTATGAAATCAAGAGTAATTATCCGGCACGTAAAGAACGAAAGAAGCCTTTGGATGACTTGGTAAAACGTTTGAATCCGGAAGATAATCCGGTTTTGATGATTGTTAAATTGAAATCTTTATCTAAATAA
- a CDS encoding radical SAM peptide maturase encodes MYDFKLRSYTLSHPLLKLCYDLEQDTGLPSSYSELIEMKPEIAHYYEQEDIKYYFHKYHHLKSCGYFSKMEKKNEWKLAPVEIENAICNMRNLVFEVTDACNLACKYCGYGELYYDYDPRKNHYMTFQTVKNILDYLIPFWKSVKNKSANRIMFIGFYGGEPLLNFKLIKDTVEYIKTLNIPGRKIKYTMTTNATLLHKYIDFLAENDFKIVISLDGTERNHSYRTYHNGQNSYQKVFSNIKIIQDKYAAFFQKNVSFNSVLHNRNSVESINGFIKREFNKIPKISSLNNSGIKKEKMQEFNKLYNDYVVSINSASSKEEIIKDRFIEDSNIFNLCLFLYWYGNNQFDSYKDLFNRNLTCENISTGTCLPFERKMFITVNNKILACERISQSYVLGKIVDEKVCIDYQSIADMYNQFFDNIYHLCRKCYRSGKCSQCILQLEDLTENVQCMGFQNKKQFEFTISRYISILESYPYVLPKYMKEVVLK; translated from the coding sequence ATGTATGATTTTAAGCTCAGAAGTTATACATTGTCTCATCCTCTGCTTAAATTGTGTTACGATTTAGAGCAAGATACTGGTTTACCTTCATCTTATTCAGAACTTATAGAAATGAAGCCGGAAATAGCGCATTATTATGAGCAAGAAGATATAAAATATTATTTTCATAAGTATCATCACTTAAAATCGTGTGGTTATTTCAGTAAGATGGAGAAAAAAAATGAATGGAAATTAGCACCGGTGGAAATAGAAAATGCTATCTGCAACATGCGAAACCTTGTTTTTGAAGTGACAGATGCGTGTAATTTAGCATGTAAATATTGCGGATATGGAGAGTTGTATTATGACTACGACCCGCGAAAAAATCATTATATGACATTTCAGACTGTGAAAAATATATTAGATTATTTGATCCCTTTCTGGAAGTCTGTGAAAAATAAATCGGCTAATAGGATAATGTTTATAGGTTTTTATGGAGGAGAACCATTACTTAATTTTAAGTTGATCAAAGATACGGTAGAATATATTAAAACTCTTAATATTCCCGGACGGAAAATAAAGTATACCATGACTACTAATGCCACTTTGCTTCATAAATATATAGATTTTCTAGCAGAAAATGATTTTAAAATCGTTATTAGTTTAGATGGTACTGAAAGAAACCATAGTTACCGTACTTATCATAATGGACAAAATTCTTATCAGAAGGTTTTTTCTAATATTAAAATAATTCAAGATAAATATGCGGCTTTTTTCCAGAAGAACGTAAGTTTTAATTCAGTTCTTCATAATCGAAATTCTGTTGAAAGTATAAATGGATTTATTAAACGGGAGTTTAATAAGATTCCTAAAATAAGTTCTCTGAATAATTCCGGTATTAAGAAGGAGAAAATGCAAGAGTTCAATAAGTTGTATAACGATTATGTTGTAAGTATAAATTCTGCTTCTTCCAAAGAGGAAATAATAAAGGATAGATTTATAGAGGATTCGAATATTTTTAATCTGTGTTTGTTTTTGTATTGGTATGGAAATAATCAGTTTGACAGTTACAAAGATCTTTTTAATAGAAATCTGACTTGTGAAAACATTTCAACCGGAACATGTTTACCGTTTGAACGAAAGATGTTCATTACGGTAAATAATAAGATTTTAGCTTGTGAAAGGATTAGCCAAAGTTATGTATTGGGTAAAATTGTTGATGAGAAAGTATGTATAGATTACCAGAGTATTGCGGACATGTATAATCAGTTTTTTGATAATATCTATCATTTATGTAGAAAGTGTTATCGTTCTGGTAAATGTTCTCAGTGTATTTTACAATTAGAAGATCTAACAGAAAATGTTCAATGTATGGGATTCCAAAATAAAAAACAGTTTGAATTTACAATAAGCAGGTATATCTCTATTTTAGAAAGTTATCCATACGTTTTACCGAAATATATGAAAGAGGTAGTATTAAAATGA
- a CDS encoding 6-bladed beta-propeller: MKMNYTHILKLSVVVGFLSACSVSVEKKQINGEDMLVCHVEKVEKEEYTLNLSEWVTSFDVIPLETHDSCLIKDIGKIVLSENYIGIVDRDVYDHPVKLFDRQGQFITNVGQRGQGPEEYLDLSDAYLDEDRNCFYLIGFAGVDKILGYNLKGEFTKSIPLAFKSIDKPKFFIDGDTITCFSMPLANKSVIVFRQTLDGSVIDSVPATPNMYATNYDGEIFVTANASKYELFYTGVDTLFHYNRIHNKLNPAFTATFPHPTIHTYSELPACFVIWSMDIKNPYKQQLMVIDKKTQEARYVQLKNDLFGNIPVNFYRYDKGNIIFIYNSFELKEYIQKALENPGLEKELKERFIKLDQQLTGEENPILMIGKLKNEKGRVNQ, from the coding sequence ATGAAGATGAATTACACACATATTTTGAAACTGTCTGTTGTAGTAGGTTTTTTATCTGCATGTTCCGTTTCTGTAGAAAAAAAGCAGATAAATGGAGAAGATATGCTGGTATGTCACGTGGAAAAGGTAGAAAAAGAAGAGTACACATTGAATTTAAGTGAGTGGGTGACTTCTTTTGATGTAATTCCTCTGGAAACACATGATAGTTGTTTAATAAAAGATATCGGGAAAATAGTATTGTCAGAAAATTATATAGGAATAGTTGACCGGGATGTATACGATCATCCTGTCAAATTATTTGATCGGCAGGGGCAATTTATTACGAATGTAGGACAAAGAGGCCAAGGACCGGAAGAATATCTTGATTTGTCTGATGCTTATCTGGACGAAGATCGTAATTGCTTCTATTTAATAGGATTTGCCGGCGTTGATAAAATTTTAGGCTATAATTTGAAAGGAGAGTTTACAAAAAGTATTCCTTTAGCATTTAAATCTATTGATAAACCTAAATTTTTTATTGATGGAGATACAATTACATGTTTCTCTATGCCTTTAGCGAATAAATCGGTAATTGTTTTTCGGCAGACTTTAGATGGAAGTGTTATCGATTCTGTTCCGGCTACTCCGAACATGTATGCAACTAATTATGATGGTGAGATTTTCGTTACGGCTAATGCATCCAAATATGAATTGTTCTATACCGGTGTGGATACGCTGTTTCATTACAATAGAATACACAATAAGTTGAACCCGGCTTTTACGGCAACCTTTCCTCATCCTACTATTCATACCTATTCGGAATTACCGGCATGTTTTGTTATATGGAGTATGGATATTAAAAATCCGTATAAGCAACAGCTTATGGTTATAGATAAAAAAACACAGGAAGCCCGGTATGTTCAATTAAAAAATGATCTGTTTGGAAATATTCCGGTAAACTTTTATAGGTATGATAAAGGGAATATTATATTTATTTATAACTCTTTCGAGTTAAAAGAATATATACAAAAAGCACTGGAAAATCCCGGATTGGAAAAAGAGCTTAAAGAACGGTTTATTAAGTTGGATCAACAGTTAACGGGAGAAGAAAATCCGATATTGATGATCGGTAAATTAAAAAATGAAAAGGGGAGAGTTAATCAGTAA